A stretch of Sphingorhabdus sp. YGSMI21 DNA encodes these proteins:
- a CDS encoding hydrogen peroxide-inducible genes activator yields the protein MSTYLPTLKQLQYLVALKEHGHFGKAAESCFVTQSTLSAGIKELEALLDIVLVERTRRVVRFTELGNQMVEKAYRILREAEELSEMARSAGKPLAGDIRMSVIPTIAPFLLPRLLPQLRKERPELKLYLKEETSQAACDSLHHGHADCVLLAQPFPCGDVEAEVLFSDEIFVAFPKDDPRDPPPQVDPASIDETQLLLLEDGHCLKDHALAACNRPELRASARMMGTSLHTLVQMVDNGLGLTLLPKMAIDSGILNHTNIVARPLRSDRATRDIALVWRKNSPRRSEFQLLAEIMKGAQHWVSKNQS from the coding sequence ATGTCGACCTACCTGCCCACGCTCAAGCAACTGCAATATCTCGTGGCACTGAAAGAACATGGCCACTTCGGCAAGGCGGCGGAATCCTGTTTCGTCACCCAGTCGACCCTTTCGGCCGGCATCAAGGAACTGGAAGCGCTGCTCGATATCGTGCTGGTCGAACGCACCCGCAGGGTGGTGCGTTTTACCGAATTGGGCAACCAGATGGTCGAGAAGGCCTATCGCATCTTGCGCGAGGCGGAAGAGCTTTCCGAAATGGCGCGGTCCGCCGGCAAACCGCTGGCGGGGGATATCCGGATGAGCGTCATTCCGACCATCGCGCCCTTTCTCCTGCCCCGCCTTTTGCCGCAATTGCGCAAGGAACGTCCGGAACTAAAACTCTATCTGAAAGAAGAAACCAGTCAGGCGGCCTGCGATTCCCTGCATCATGGCCATGCCGACTGCGTCCTGCTGGCGCAGCCCTTCCCCTGCGGTGATGTCGAGGCAGAGGTGCTGTTCAGCGACGAGATATTCGTGGCATTCCCGAAAGATGATCCGCGGGATCCGCCACCACAGGTCGATCCGGCGAGCATCGATGAAACACAATTGTTGCTGCTCGAAGACGGCCATTGCCTGAAGGACCATGCCCTCGCCGCCTGCAACCGGCCGGAGTTGAGAGCCTCCGCGCGGATGATGGGAACCTCGCTGCACACGCTGGTGCAAATGGTCGATAATGGACTGGGCCTGACGCTGCTTCCGAAAATGGCGATCGACAGCGGCATATTGAACCACACGAATATCGTGGCAAGACCTCTGCGTTCGGATCGCGCGACGCGCGATATCGCACTGGTCTGGCGGAAGAACAGTCCCCGGCGCAGCGAGTTTCAGTTGCTGGCCGAAATCATGAAAGGGGCGCAGCACTGGGTCTCGAAAAACCAGTCGTAG
- a CDS encoding DUF2794 domain-containing protein: MRFSDSNISPFPQRGAPSQVGFERREIERILSLYGRMVAAGHWKDYAMDMRRDVAIFAAFRRASERPQMRIEKRPSERNRQGMWSLHGEQGQILKRGHDLAGVLAPVERKLLKLVAD, from the coding sequence ATGCGTTTCAGCGACTCCAACATATCGCCTTTCCCGCAGCGCGGTGCACCGTCGCAAGTCGGTTTCGAGCGCCGCGAAATTGAACGGATTCTCAGCCTTTATGGCCGGATGGTCGCCGCCGGGCACTGGAAGGACTATGCTATGGATATGCGCCGCGACGTCGCGATATTTGCGGCGTTTCGCCGCGCATCGGAACGGCCGCAAATGCGCATCGAGAAACGTCCGTCCGAACGCAATCGCCAGGGCATGTGGTCGCTGCACGGCGAACAGGGACAGATTTTAAAGCGCGGCCATGATCTTGCCGGAGTTTTGGCACCGGTGGAGCGCAAGCTTCTGAAACTGGTCGCAGACTAG
- the pgsA gene encoding CDP-diacylglycerol--glycerol-3-phosphate 3-phosphatidyltransferase — MLNLPNILTLSRIFAVPILVFLLWPNFETARSQPLPIDYLLTFGLYCLMAVTDYFDGYLARSQGTVSKLGIFLDPIADKIMVAAVVLMLIFTRDINGWHTIAAIVILLREITVSGLREFLAGLQISVPVSQLAKWKTGFQMISLGALILAGGLPQFPVVQTVGLWTLWAAAILTLITGWDYLRVGLKHMD, encoded by the coding sequence ATGCTGAACTTGCCGAACATATTGACGCTCTCGCGGATTTTCGCGGTGCCGATTCTGGTTTTTCTGCTCTGGCCGAACTTCGAGACGGCCCGGTCGCAACCGCTTCCGATCGATTATCTGCTGACCTTCGGTCTCTATTGCCTGATGGCGGTGACCGACTATTTCGACGGCTATCTTGCGCGGTCGCAGGGCACGGTATCCAAACTGGGCATATTTCTCGATCCCATCGCCGACAAGATCATGGTCGCCGCAGTGGTGCTGATGCTGATCTTCACCCGCGATATCAATGGATGGCACACGATCGCGGCGATTGTTATATTGTTACGTGAAATCACCGTTTCCGGGCTCCGGGAGTTTCTCGCCGGACTGCAGATCAGCGTGCCCGTGTCGCAACTCGCCAAGTGGAAGACCGGTTTTCAGATGATTTCGCTCGGCGCGCTCATTCTGGCGGGCGGCCTGCCGCAATTTCCGGTCGTCCAGACCGTCGGTCTGTGGACTTTGTGGGCCGCGGCGATCCTGACCCTGATCACGGGCTGGGATTATCTGCGCGTCGGCCTGAAGCATATGGACTGA
- the moaD gene encoding molybdopterin converting factor subunit 1 — protein sequence MTRSLDIVYFAWVRERLGMDQERVQLDDDTGTIGDVLTMLVDRGGIYAEIFADTGKLRFALDQDYAVLATPVGSAQELAIFPPVTGG from the coding sequence ATGACGCGTTCGCTCGACATAGTCTATTTCGCCTGGGTGCGGGAACGGCTTGGCATGGACCAGGAGCGGGTGCAACTGGACGACGACACCGGGACAATCGGCGATGTCCTGACCATGTTGGTTGATCGAGGCGGTATCTATGCCGAAATTTTCGCCGATACGGGGAAATTGCGTTTCGCCCTCGATCAGGATTATGCTGTCCTGGCAACCCCGGTCGGGTCGGCGCAGGAGCTGGCGATTTTTCCGCCGGTAACGGGCGGATGA
- the epsC gene encoding serine O-acetyltransferase EpsC, whose translation MFRELGAYLDSIKARDPAPRSRWEVLLYPGVLAIGLHRFAHWLFKGELYFFARLINHISRFLTAIDIHPGAKIGRHLFIDHGFTVIGETALIGDNVTIYQCVTLGGTNPTNGVGGKRHPTIENDVILGSGAQVLGPITVGKRARVGANAVVTQDVPEGATMVGVRARPTLVEAKDYQKEFVPYGTPCSEIFDPSTQKLEILQCEMEQLQKRIATFAKERKGEDPAVETKGRDSA comes from the coding sequence ATGTTTCGGGAACTCGGTGCTTATCTCGATTCCATCAAGGCCCGCGACCCGGCCCCGCGATCGCGCTGGGAAGTGCTGCTCTATCCGGGTGTACTGGCGATTGGCCTGCATCGCTTCGCGCACTGGCTGTTCAAGGGTGAACTCTATTTCTTTGCCCGGCTAATCAATCATATTTCCCGTTTTCTGACGGCAATCGATATCCATCCGGGTGCCAAAATCGGCCGGCACCTGTTTATCGACCATGGCTTTACCGTCATCGGCGAGACCGCTCTTATCGGCGACAATGTCACGATTTATCAATGTGTCACTCTGGGCGGAACCAACCCGACCAATGGCGTCGGCGGCAAGCGCCATCCGACAATTGAAAATGATGTCATTCTGGGATCCGGTGCCCAGGTGCTCGGCCCGATCACGGTCGGCAAACGGGCCAGGGTTGGCGCCAATGCGGTTGTCACCCAGGATGTTCCGGAAGGCGCCACGATGGTTGGCGTCCGCGCCCGACCAACATTGGTCGAGGCAAAGGACTATCAGAAGGAATTCGTCCCCTACGGCACGCCCTGCAGCGAGATTTTCGACCCGTCGACGCAGAAACTGGAAATTCTCCAGTGCGAGATGGAACAGTTGCAAAAACGCATCGCTACCTTTGCGAAAGAGCGGAAGGGCGAAGATCCAGCGGTCGAGACAAAGGGACGCGATAGCGCTTGA
- a CDS encoding molybdenum cofactor biosynthesis protein MoaE — protein MIKLIVGTEDFDIGVETANVAGQGGGAIASFVGQVRDDGKLQSLELEHYPAMTDKALRRIAENALADWPLHAVTIIHRVGKLSVGENIVLVVTGSDHRGAAIESCSFIMDKLKTVAPFWKKETRTDGATKWIEERASDVDASQKWEK, from the coding sequence ATGATCAAATTAATCGTCGGGACGGAGGATTTCGACATCGGAGTCGAAACGGCTAACGTTGCAGGACAGGGCGGCGGCGCGATCGCCAGCTTTGTCGGGCAGGTCCGCGATGACGGCAAGCTGCAATCGCTTGAACTGGAACATTATCCGGCAATGACCGACAAGGCCTTGCGCAGGATCGCGGAAAATGCACTGGCCGACTGGCCGCTACACGCGGTCACGATCATCCACCGCGTTGGGAAATTGTCGGTTGGGGAGAATATTGTACTGGTGGTGACTGGATCCGATCATCGCGGCGCGGCAATCGAATCCTGTTCCTTCATCATGGACAAGCTCAAGACCGTGGCTCCGTTCTGGAAGAAGGAAACACGGACAGACGGCGCGACGAAATGGATCGAAGAACGCGCGTCCGATGTCGATGCCTCGCAAAAATGGGAAAAATAG
- the hslU gene encoding ATP-dependent protease ATPase subunit HslU, whose protein sequence is MQANLTPKTIVKSLDEHIIGQQDAKRAVAVALRNRWRRQRLPAELREEVTPKNILMIGPTGCGKTEISRRLAKLADAPFIKVEATKFTEVGYVGRDVEQIARDLAEEAVRLERERRRMAVHEAAAEAAMNRLLDVLCGENASEATRESFRQRVVDNHMNDTEIEIEVEDTPNMPMDIPGMGGQVGMINLSDMMGKAFNQTRMKRRKMRVADAWDKLVEEESDKRLDDEDISRAAITDAESNGIVFLDEIDKIAVSDVRGGSVSREGVQRDLLPLIEGTTVATKYGPMKTDHILFIASGAFSISKPSDMLPELQGRLPIRVELRALTEADFVRILTETRANLPEQYVALLGTENVTIKITDDAIGKLAEIAANVNETVENIGARRLQTVMEKLLEEISFNAEDRAGEEIVIDRAYVEKQLSDVAKDTDLSKYVL, encoded by the coding sequence ATGCAGGCGAACCTGACCCCCAAAACCATCGTCAAGTCACTGGACGAGCATATAATTGGACAGCAAGATGCCAAGCGCGCCGTCGCCGTTGCCCTGCGCAACCGCTGGCGCCGCCAGAGGCTTCCCGCCGAACTGCGCGAGGAAGTCACGCCCAAGAATATCCTGATGATCGGCCCCACGGGCTGCGGCAAGACGGAGATTTCGCGGCGTCTGGCAAAACTGGCCGATGCGCCCTTTATCAAGGTTGAAGCCACCAAGTTTACGGAAGTCGGCTATGTCGGTCGCGACGTCGAGCAGATTGCCCGCGATCTGGCTGAGGAAGCCGTGCGGCTGGAACGCGAGCGCCGGAGAATGGCGGTGCACGAGGCGGCGGCGGAAGCCGCCATGAACCGCCTGCTCGATGTATTGTGCGGCGAGAATGCCAGCGAAGCCACACGCGAAAGCTTTCGCCAGCGGGTGGTCGACAATCATATGAACGACACCGAGATCGAGATCGAGGTCGAAGACACGCCCAATATGCCGATGGATATTCCCGGCATGGGTGGCCAGGTCGGCATGATCAACCTCTCGGACATGATGGGAAAGGCATTCAACCAGACGCGTATGAAACGCCGCAAGATGCGGGTAGCGGACGCATGGGACAAGCTGGTCGAGGAAGAATCCGACAAACGTCTCGATGACGAGGATATCTCGCGCGCCGCAATCACCGACGCCGAATCCAACGGCATTGTCTTTCTGGACGAGATCGACAAGATCGCGGTCAGCGACGTGCGCGGCGGATCGGTCAGCCGGGAAGGCGTCCAGCGCGACCTGCTTCCATTGATCGAGGGGACGACGGTTGCGACCAAATATGGTCCGATGAAAACCGATCATATCCTGTTCATCGCCTCCGGTGCCTTTTCGATATCGAAACCCAGCGACATGCTTCCCGAATTGCAGGGCCGCCTGCCCATCCGGGTGGAATTGCGAGCGCTGACCGAGGCTGATTTCGTCCGGATATTGACCGAGACCCGGGCCAATCTGCCGGAACAATATGTCGCCCTGCTCGGGACGGAAAATGTCACGATCAAGATCACTGACGATGCAATCGGAAAACTGGCCGAAATCGCCGCGAACGTGAACGAAACAGTCGAGAATATCGGCGCGCGGCGACTGCAGACGGTCATGGAAAAACTGCTCGAGGAAATCAGCTTCAACGCAGAGGACCGGGCTGGCGAGGAAATCGTCATCGACAGGGCCTATGTCGAGAAACAGCTTTCCGATGTCGCGAAGGATACCGACCTGTCCAAATATGTGTTGTGA
- a CDS encoding insulinase family protein, whose protein sequence is MKPRSSHLSLLLLLFALLAIPVTAHAEEAKAEEDVPWLYENSDVPVDKSWTFGVLDNGLRYAVKHNGVPPGQVSIRLRLDVGSLMETEKEQGFAHFMEHLTFRGSTYVPDGEAKRVWQRLGATFGSDSNAETTPTQTVYKLDLPNASRASLDESLKILSGMVQSPGLSITAVNAERPVVMAELRERAGPQSDVQNATRELFFAGQRLAERAPIGTPETLGAATPQMLQLFHQRWYRPEMAVIVIAGDGDPALFEELLNKHFSLWQGKGEAGIIPDFGEVRDNAEISRIVIEPTLPRFISMVIARPWEQVEDTIEYNQQILIDLLALQLINRRLEARARAGGSYLQASVGQDDVSRSVDGTFINIIPLGGDWEAALEDVRAVIADATTTAPSEQDIAREIAEFDAALAIGVESYQTEAARKQADDIVNAVDIRETIATPQVALDVFRAMRDMYTPERLLDSTQKLFTGVATRALLTSPDVVDNGKVRLAQALQRTVDAASDVRVTQSDIGFETLKKIGKKGAVLSTEKNDRFDIEKLVLANGVRVLMFPNNAERNKIMVNVRFGKGYSGLSSEQETLAWSGAMALMASGVGDLGQEELDKITTGRRIGLAFGIDNDAFEISADTRPSDLEDQLHLIAAKLAFPRWDAAPVIRSKAAALISYDSFSASPQAVLGRDLEWLVRGKDPRWKTPDKEDFNQLTAENFRTFWKPILASGPIEVMLFGDFDRDEAVESILKTFGALKKREAQAIVPDALAPQFPTPQAGPEILVHKGDRERAAAMVAWPTGGGLDNVRESRKLEVLASIFNDRLFEILRSQQGASYSPQVINSWPVEFESGGYIGAQSQLTPDNIDRFYNVVDLIAEDLREKPVSADELQRVVEPLRQLIARASSGNSFWMSQLEGASYNPRKFTALQTLLRDYTVITPEEVQALAVKYLDDAKKWKLAVLPESDRLAANDNEPKVRREDKAASN, encoded by the coding sequence ATGAAACCTAGATCTTCCCATCTTTCCCTGTTGTTGCTGCTGTTTGCTCTGCTGGCGATCCCCGTAACGGCCCATGCCGAAGAGGCCAAGGCCGAAGAAGATGTGCCCTGGCTTTACGAAAATAGCGATGTGCCGGTCGACAAAAGCTGGACCTTTGGTGTTCTGGACAATGGGTTGCGCTACGCCGTCAAGCATAATGGCGTCCCGCCGGGGCAGGTCTCGATCCGCTTGCGGCTCGATGTCGGCTCACTGATGGAGACCGAAAAGGAACAGGGATTTGCCCATTTCATGGAGCACCTGACCTTTCGCGGCTCGACCTATGTGCCCGATGGGGAGGCGAAGCGTGTCTGGCAGAGACTGGGCGCAACCTTCGGCAGCGACAGCAATGCCGAGACCACTCCGACGCAAACCGTTTACAAGCTGGACCTTCCCAATGCCAGCCGGGCCAGTCTCGATGAGAGCCTCAAAATATTATCGGGCATGGTGCAATCTCCGGGCCTGAGCATTACGGCCGTCAACGCCGAGCGCCCCGTGGTAATGGCGGAATTGCGCGAACGCGCCGGTCCCCAGTCGGATGTGCAAAACGCGACGCGCGAACTTTTCTTTGCCGGCCAGCGCCTCGCGGAACGGGCGCCGATCGGCACGCCGGAAACATTGGGCGCGGCCACGCCGCAAATGCTGCAACTTTTCCATCAGCGCTGGTATCGCCCCGAGATGGCCGTGATCGTCATTGCCGGCGACGGAGACCCGGCGCTGTTCGAGGAATTGCTGAACAAGCATTTCTCGCTATGGCAGGGCAAAGGCGAAGCGGGCATCATTCCCGATTTTGGGGAAGTCCGGGACAATGCGGAAATCAGCCGGATCGTCATCGAACCCACATTGCCCCGTTTCATCTCGATGGTCATCGCGCGCCCATGGGAACAGGTCGAGGATACGATAGAATATAACCAGCAAATATTGATTGATCTCCTTGCATTGCAACTGATCAATCGCCGACTGGAAGCCCGGGCGCGAGCCGGAGGCAGTTATTTGCAGGCAAGTGTCGGCCAGGATGATGTCAGCCGTTCCGTGGACGGAACCTTCATCAACATCATTCCGCTGGGCGGCGACTGGGAAGCCGCGCTCGAGGATGTGCGGGCCGTTATCGCCGACGCGACGACCACCGCGCCGTCCGAACAGGATATAGCTCGGGAGATTGCAGAATTTGATGCCGCGCTGGCGATCGGAGTGGAAAGCTATCAGACCGAAGCTGCCCGCAAGCAGGCCGACGACATCGTCAACGCTGTAGATATTCGCGAGACCATAGCCACGCCGCAGGTCGCGCTCGATGTATTTCGCGCGATGCGGGATATGTACACGCCGGAGCGGCTGCTCGACTCAACGCAGAAACTATTCACCGGCGTTGCTACGCGCGCTTTGCTGACATCTCCAGATGTTGTTGACAACGGCAAGGTCAGGCTGGCCCAGGCCCTGCAGCGCACCGTCGACGCGGCGAGCGATGTGCGCGTCACCCAGTCCGATATCGGATTTGAAACCCTGAAAAAGATCGGGAAAAAAGGCGCGGTCCTGTCGACCGAGAAAAATGACCGGTTCGATATCGAAAAACTGGTGCTGGCCAATGGAGTCAGGGTGCTGATGTTCCCGAACAACGCCGAGCGTAACAAGATCATGGTCAATGTACGCTTCGGCAAGGGCTATAGCGGTCTGTCCTCCGAACAGGAAACGCTGGCGTGGTCGGGTGCCATGGCGCTGATGGCCAGCGGTGTCGGTGACCTCGGACAGGAAGAACTGGACAAGATCACGACCGGACGGCGGATCGGTCTGGCCTTCGGGATCGACAATGACGCGTTCGAGATTTCGGCCGACACCCGACCATCCGACCTTGAAGACCAGCTTCATCTGATAGCAGCGAAACTGGCGTTCCCGCGCTGGGACGCAGCGCCTGTCATCCGCAGCAAAGCCGCAGCACTGATCAGCTATGACAGCTTCTCCGCTTCGCCCCAGGCGGTCCTGGGACGCGATCTTGAATGGCTGGTCCGTGGCAAGGATCCGCGCTGGAAGACGCCGGACAAGGAGGATTTCAACCAGCTGACAGCAGAAAATTTCCGGACATTCTGGAAACCGATACTGGCCAGCGGGCCGATCGAAGTGATGCTGTTCGGTGACTTCGATCGCGACGAGGCGGTCGAGTCCATTCTCAAGACATTCGGCGCATTGAAAAAGCGCGAGGCCCAGGCGATTGTGCCCGATGCCCTTGCTCCGCAATTCCCGACGCCGCAAGCCGGGCCGGAAATATTGGTCCACAAGGGGGACAGGGAAAGGGCGGCTGCCATGGTCGCATGGCCGACCGGCGGCGGACTCGACAATGTCCGCGAAAGCCGCAAGCTGGAAGTGCTGGCCTCGATTTTCAATGACCGGCTGTTCGAGATACTGCGCTCTCAGCAGGGCGCCAGCTACAGTCCGCAAGTCATCAACAGCTGGCCGGTCGAGTTCGAATCGGGGGGCTATATTGGCGCGCAAAGTCAGCTGACACCCGATAATATTGATCGCTTCTACAATGTCGTCGACCTGATCGCCGAGGATTTGCGCGAGAAACCAGTCAGCGCGGATGAACTGCAAAGGGTTGTGGAGCCCCTGCGTCAGTTGATCGCCCGAGCCTCCAGTGGCAATAGTTTCTGGATGAGCCAGCTGGAAGGCGCAAGCTATAATCCCCGGAAATTTACGGCGCTGCAAACTTTGTTGCGCGATTATACGGTCATCACCCCGGAAGAGGTGCAGGCCCTGGCCGTCAAATATCTGGATGATGCCAAGAAATGGAAGCTTGCTGTGCTACCCGAATCCGATCGTCTGGCCGCCAATGACAATGAACCGAAGGTCCGCAGAGAAGATAAAGCTGCCAGCAATTAG
- a CDS encoding MFS transporter, producing the protein MQNTAHLLRTRRFLPLFLTQLLGAFNDNLFKFSMVILVTYGIYESESEDFAFNALASGLFILPFFLFSSLAGQLADNYDKARITRFVKTLEIFIAIVGGIGLWLHSIPVMLTALFLLGLQSTFFGPIKYAVLPQHLEKDEVLAGTGLVEAGTYIAILAGTILGGIIIDRDGNGVEIAVAAVFVVALIGRIAAQFMPPAPAQKEVEKIDYNFVRSSIRLISATLHVRRLYLAIIAISFFWTIGSVMIIQFPPLVENVLTATPQVASLFLGVFSIGIAIGSVLVNRLLKSEVSARFAPASVILMGVFVLILYFIARSWEGLPDGQLYTFETFIVHDGAWALLGTLGGVSIFGGMFVVPLYAFLTTTVDISQTARTIAANNVVNSGCMVMGALVALGLSMLGVSTTEQLLLVAAMCLVAAWLGQQLHRACD; encoded by the coding sequence ATGCAAAATACTGCGCATTTGCTGCGGACGCGAAGGTTTTTGCCGCTGTTCCTGACCCAGTTGCTCGGGGCATTTAACGACAACCTCTTCAAATTTTCGATGGTCATTCTTGTGACCTACGGCATTTACGAGAGCGAATCCGAGGATTTCGCGTTCAATGCTCTGGCTTCCGGCTTGTTCATCCTGCCGTTCTTCCTGTTCTCGTCGCTCGCCGGCCAGTTGGCAGACAATTACGACAAGGCGCGAATCACGCGCTTCGTCAAAACGCTGGAGATATTTATCGCTATTGTCGGCGGGATCGGGCTGTGGCTGCATTCGATTCCGGTCATGCTGACCGCCTTGTTTCTTCTGGGCCTGCAATCCACCTTTTTCGGTCCGATAAAATATGCGGTTCTCCCGCAACATCTGGAGAAAGATGAGGTGCTTGCCGGAACCGGACTGGTCGAAGCGGGAACCTATATCGCGATTTTGGCGGGTACGATTCTGGGCGGGATCATCATCGACCGCGATGGCAACGGCGTAGAGATCGCGGTCGCCGCGGTTTTCGTGGTCGCTCTGATCGGCCGAATCGCCGCCCAGTTTATGCCGCCGGCCCCGGCGCAAAAAGAGGTCGAGAAGATCGACTATAATTTTGTACGCTCCTCGATCCGGCTGATTTCCGCGACCCTGCACGTACGCCGACTATATCTTGCCATTATCGCGATCAGCTTTTTCTGGACCATAGGATCGGTGATGATCATCCAGTTTCCACCGCTGGTGGAAAATGTGCTTACGGCGACGCCGCAAGTCGCCAGCCTTTTTCTCGGCGTATTCTCCATCGGCATCGCGATCGGATCCGTTCTGGTCAACCGGTTGCTTAAAAGCGAGGTTTCGGCGCGTTTTGCCCCGGCAAGCGTGATTCTGATGGGAGTATTCGTCCTCATTCTCTACTTTATAGCACGCAGCTGGGAGGGCTTGCCGGACGGCCAGCTCTATACGTTCGAAACCTTCATCGTCCATGATGGTGCATGGGCGCTACTGGGCACGCTCGGCGGTGTTTCGATATTCGGGGGTATGTTCGTCGTGCCCCTATATGCCTTTCTGACGACCACGGTCGATATCAGCCAGACCGCGCGCACGATTGCCGCGAACAATGTCGTCAATTCGGGCTGTATGGTCATGGGCGCCCTGGTCGCACTGGGACTCAGCATGCTGGGCGTTTCCACGACCGAACAGTTGTTGCTGGTTGCGGCCATGTGCCTGGTGGCGGCATGGCTTGGCCAGCAGCTTCACCGCGCCTGCGACTAG
- a CDS encoding peroxiredoxin family protein, with product MIRTALTLSSVAALALSACTEPASDTASEAAGETESKPATVIEPVTAAESIDAGLAVGEQVPLDVRLLANDRETNFSAILEDGPALVVFTRSVEWCPYCQTQLKSINAIVDDLKERGYTLYGLSYDSPAQQDRFSKNQMLQYEMLSDQSSAVIDGFGLRDPQYTEGRAAGVPYASVYLIDKSGTVIAKTVSGDYKKRPSNEQILALVDSI from the coding sequence ATGATACGAACCGCTTTGACATTGTCTTCCGTTGCAGCGCTGGCCCTGTCGGCCTGCACCGAACCGGCGTCGGATACAGCTAGCGAAGCTGCCGGCGAGACGGAAAGCAAACCGGCAACCGTGATTGAACCCGTTACCGCGGCAGAAAGCATCGATGCCGGACTGGCCGTGGGTGAACAGGTCCCCCTGGACGTCCGCCTACTGGCCAATGACCGCGAAACGAATTTCAGCGCAATTCTGGAGGATGGCCCTGCCCTCGTGGTGTTCACGCGGTCGGTCGAATGGTGTCCTTATTGTCAGACACAGTTGAAGTCGATCAACGCGATTGTCGATGATCTGAAGGAGCGCGGCTATACGCTTTATGGCCTCAGCTATGACAGCCCGGCGCAGCAGGACCGTTTTTCGAAGAACCAGATGCTGCAATATGAAATGCTGTCCGACCAGTCTTCGGCGGTGATCGACGGCTTCGGGCTGCGGGATCCGCAATATACTGAAGGGCGCGCCGCCGGCGTGCCATATGCATCGGTCTATCTGATCGACAAAAGCGGCACGGTCATCGCAAAAACCGTATCCGGTGACTATAAAAAGCGGCCGAGCAACGAACAGATTCTGGCGCTCGTCGACTCCATCTAA
- the hslV gene encoding ATP-dependent protease subunit HslV, whose protein sequence is MTENQQHGLQQWHGTTILSVRKNGKVVVVGDGQVSMGQTVMKRNARKVRQLHDGSVIGGFAGATADAFTLFERLEAKLERHNGQLMRAAVELAKDWRTDKYLRNLEALMIVADKDITLILTGNGDVLEPNEGIAAIGSGGNFALSAARALLDYEKDAEKLARKAMEIAAEICVYTNDQTTIEMLDSES, encoded by the coding sequence ATGACAGAAAATCAGCAACATGGCCTGCAACAATGGCACGGCACAACAATCCTATCGGTACGGAAAAATGGCAAGGTCGTCGTCGTAGGCGACGGTCAGGTATCGATGGGTCAGACGGTAATGAAGCGCAATGCCCGTAAGGTGCGGCAATTGCACGACGGCTCGGTGATCGGCGGTTTTGCCGGCGCGACTGCCGATGCCTTCACCCTATTCGAGCGGCTCGAAGCCAAACTGGAACGGCATAACGGGCAATTGATGCGCGCGGCTGTCGAACTTGCCAAGGACTGGCGTACCGACAAATATCTGCGCAATCTGGAAGCGTTGATGATCGTGGCCGACAAGGATATCACGCTCATCCTGACCGGTAACGGAGACGTTCTGGAGCCCAATGAAGGCATAGCGGCGATCGGTTCGGGCGGAAATTTTGCGCTCTCGGCCGCTCGCGCCCTGTTGGATTACGAGAAAGACGCAGAAAAGCTCGCCAGAAAGGCGATGGAGATCGCCGCAGAGATCTGTGTCTATACCAATGACCAGACCACGATCGAAATGCTCGACAGCGAAAGCTGA